AGCAGCTCGGTGTTGCCGAGGAAGAACGCGCCGTTGCGCATCTCCGCGACCAGCAGCCCGCCGGGGGAGAGGTGGTCGCGGCAGCGGCGCAGGAAGCCGTCCAGGTCGGCGTTCGTGTGGCAGTACAGCAGCGCGCTGTCCAGGCACGTGATCACATCAAAGCGTTGACCGAGCGAGAACGTCCGCATGTCGCCGAGCACGAACGTGACCGCCGGGTGGTGCTCCCGTGCGTACTCGACCATCCGCTCCGAGCTGTCCAGCCCGACCACGTGGTAGCCCAGACCGGCCAGGTGACCGGCGTCCCGGCCGGTGCCGCAGCCGACGTCCAGCAGGTCACCGGACCGGCCGCCGAACCTGGTCACGACGTCGTGCGTGAACCGGGCGGCGACGTGGTCGGGATCGGGGAACTGGTGCTCGTAGAGCGCGGGGTTGTCGGTCAGCAGGTTCTCGCCGGCCGGGTTGTCGTACAGCGTCATCGGGCCACCTCTCGCTTGACGGTCAGCACGCCGCGTCGGTGCAGCCAGGCCACCGCCACCGCGCAGCCGACCCCGACCGCCACGCACAGCAGGGACGCCAGCCAGCCCGACCAACCGAACACCCAGCCGATGGCCGCGTTGCCCACAGCCGCCGCGACACCCGAGACCAGGTAGAACACGCCGAAGTACGTGCCCGCCAAACCGGTCCGCCCGAACTCCGGGATCAGGTCGTAGACGAACGGCTGCGCGATCATCACGCCGACCGACAGCAGCAGCGCCGCGACCAGCACGGGCGTGATGCCGCCGAGCGGACCGACGTGACCGACCGCCGTCGAGACGAACCCCGCCCCCATCACCGCGAGCCCCAACGCGATCGCCCGGCCGCGCGCCACCCGCTTCAACCACCTCGTGATGCGCACCTGGAACAGCAGAGTGGCCACAGTGGACACCAGGAACACGGCAGCGACGGCGAGCGCGGAGTCCGTCAGCCGCTGTGCCTCCAGTGGCAGCACCAGGTAGAGCTGGTTCTGGAGGACGAACATGCCGGTCAGCGCACCGGTGAACGCCAGGAACCGGCGGTCGGCCAGGCACTCTCGCCAGTCGTCCAGCACGGTGCCCTGACGCGGCGCGGCCGGACGGGCGGGCAGCACGGCTGCCTGCACGACCGTCAGCACGGCGAAGATCCCGGACGCCACCAGCGCCGCGATCCTGAAGTCCCACAGCATCAGCAGGCTGCCCAGCAGCGGACCGGTCAGCGCACCGGCCTGCCCGTAGAGGTTGAACAGCGCGAACGCCCCGGCCCGGTCCTCCGACTCCTCGGCGATGTAGGCGCGTACTGCGGGGTTGAACAACGCACCGGCCAGTCCACTGAGGACGGACG
This is a stretch of genomic DNA from Saccharothrix ecbatanensis. It encodes these proteins:
- a CDS encoding class I SAM-dependent methyltransferase, with the translated sequence MTLYDNPAGENLLTDNPALYEHQFPDPDHVAARFTHDVVTRFGGRSGDLLDVGCGTGRDAGHLAGLGYHVVGLDSSERMVEYAREHHPAVTFVLGDMRTFSLGQRFDVITCLDSALLYCHTNADLDGFLRRCRDHLSPGGLLVAEMRNGAFFLGNTELLDGTRSRTVVWEGVSYTSHTRLWIDHAAQLLRRRREWWWPGAQPLVQRSAWRLLFPQELRHVLDQAGFDVIALFDSPGPRTDEPWTADAELSEDLSGDRLHLVARLRP
- a CDS encoding MFS transporter yields the protein MKRFPLSVRVLLVNQFGVNTGFYLLIPYLATHLGDLGLSVATIGLVLGVRTLSQQGLFLLGGSASDRLGPRRVIIAGCAVRAIGFGLFAAGGSVAVLLTASVLSGLAGALFNPAVRAYIAEESEDRAGAFALFNLYGQAGALTGPLLGSLLMLWDFRIAALVASGIFAVLTVVQAAVLPARPAAPRQGTVLDDWRECLADRRFLAFTGALTGMFVLQNQLYLVLPLEAQRLTDSALAVAAVFLVSTVATLLFQVRITRWLKRVARGRAIALGLAVMGAGFVSTAVGHVGPLGGITPVLVAALLLSVGVMIAQPFVYDLIPEFGRTGLAGTYFGVFYLVSGVAAAVGNAAIGWVFGWSGWLASLLCVAVGVGCAVAVAWLHRRGVLTVKREVAR